The following are from one region of the Candidatus Cloacimonadota bacterium genome:
- a CDS encoding F0F1 ATP synthase subunit gamma, translated as MSRNLESMRRRISTAEDLYGVVRVMKAMAASSVRQYEAAVESLAEYNRTIEAGLQIALRHRPEFIAPEVAVGMRTMVVVFGSDQGMCGAFNEQVTAFALKQLDTLGNERGDTAVLVVGARAAGRLEDAGCTLVQRLSMPSSIAGVSPAVHNLLLAVEALRFSDNIDRLLVIHHRPGAFTDSRLQALQLLPVDRAWLDHLANRDWNSRSLPTFSIQWRELFSSLIRQHLFVALYRAFAESLASENASRLASMQAAERNIEGHLRQLQLDYHQGRQESIQAELLDIVASFETLTEEEERPPGL; from the coding sequence ATGAGCCGGAACCTGGAATCAATGCGCCGCCGGATCAGCACCGCCGAAGACCTGTACGGCGTGGTCCGGGTGATGAAGGCCATGGCCGCCTCCAGCGTGCGCCAGTACGAGGCTGCTGTGGAATCGCTGGCCGAGTACAATCGCACCATCGAGGCCGGCCTGCAGATCGCCCTGCGCCACCGCCCCGAATTCATCGCGCCCGAGGTCGCGGTCGGCATGCGTACGATGGTGGTCGTGTTCGGCTCCGACCAGGGCATGTGCGGCGCTTTCAACGAGCAGGTCACGGCTTTCGCGCTGAAGCAGCTCGACACCCTCGGCAACGAGCGCGGAGACACCGCAGTGCTGGTTGTTGGCGCACGAGCAGCGGGCAGGCTGGAAGACGCGGGCTGCACCCTGGTACAACGGCTGTCGATGCCGAGCTCGATTGCCGGCGTCAGCCCAGCGGTCCACAACCTGTTGCTTGCGGTCGAGGCGTTGCGTTTCAGTGACAACATCGACCGGTTACTGGTCATCCATCACAGGCCGGGTGCCTTCACTGACTCACGATTGCAGGCGCTGCAACTGCTGCCCGTCGACCGTGCCTGGCTGGACCATCTGGCCAACAGGGACTGGAATTCACGCTCGCTGCCGACCTTCAGCATACAGTGGCGCGAGCTGTTCTCATCGCTGATCCGGCAACACCTGTTCGTTGCCCTGTACCGCGCGTTTGCCGAGTCGCTGGCCAGCGAAAACGCCAGCCGCCTGGCGTCAATGCAGGCTGCCGAGCGCAACATCGAGGGCCACCTCAGGCAGCTTCAGCTCGACTATCACCAGGGACGGCAGGAGTCGATCCAGGCGGAGCTGCTGGACATCGTGGCCAGCTTTGAAACCCTGACTGAAGAGGAGGAGAGACCGCCCGGTTTGTAA
- a CDS encoding alternate F1F0 ATPase, F1 subunit alpha gives MKESLHASVRLTLDIVAQVLAGTRAELVTHEVGRVISVGPGVARVRGLARVQAEELVGLHGGLLGMAYNLDPDEVGVVLLGAGNALVAGSFAHRTGRILDVPVGGALLGRVVGALGNPLDELGPVRTRERRPVERPAPPILHRAPVTRPLQTGLKVIDSLLPIGRGQRELILGDRQTGKTAIALDTILNQRGRNVVCVYCSIGQRTSEVAELLTHLRRHDALGYSIIVTASGDEPPGVQYIAPYAATTIAEYFMEQGRDVLIVYDDLTRHARAYRELSLLMRRPPGREAYPGDIFYVHSRLLERATQLRAERGGGSLTALPIAETQSQNISAYIPTNLISITDGQIVLSPTQFRKGILPAVDVGRSVSRVGGKAQLPCYRAVAGELRLSYTQFEELEVFARFGTRLDEASVATLERGRRVREVLRQQQYRPMPVAEQVAVLMTAGEGLLNAVPVEQVARGEQAIRTAVTRQLPKICQRMESGEPLVDEDRAELLRVIGTVLTVAKKAAP, from the coding sequence ATGAAGGAGTCGCTGCACGCGTCCGTCAGGCTGACACTGGACATCGTCGCACAGGTGCTGGCGGGCACGCGCGCGGAGCTGGTGACCCATGAGGTCGGCAGAGTAATTTCGGTCGGCCCGGGAGTGGCGCGGGTGCGCGGCCTGGCCAGGGTTCAGGCCGAGGAGCTGGTGGGCCTGCATGGCGGTCTGCTCGGGATGGCCTACAACCTCGATCCCGACGAGGTCGGCGTGGTGCTGCTGGGTGCGGGTAACGCGCTGGTGGCGGGCAGCTTTGCCCACCGCACAGGTCGCATCCTTGATGTGCCGGTCGGCGGTGCACTGCTCGGCCGCGTGGTCGGTGCGCTGGGTAATCCACTGGACGAGCTCGGGCCGGTGCGTACGCGCGAGCGGCGGCCGGTCGAGCGACCGGCGCCACCGATCCTGCACCGGGCACCGGTCACCCGGCCGTTGCAGACCGGGCTGAAGGTTATCGATTCGCTGCTGCCCATCGGCCGCGGCCAGCGCGAGCTGATCCTCGGTGACCGCCAGACCGGCAAGACCGCCATTGCCCTGGACACCATCCTCAACCAGCGCGGCCGGAACGTGGTGTGCGTGTACTGCAGCATCGGCCAGCGCACTTCAGAGGTGGCCGAGCTCCTCACCCACCTGCGCCGCCACGATGCGCTGGGCTACAGCATCATCGTGACCGCCTCGGGCGACGAGCCGCCGGGCGTCCAGTACATCGCCCCGTACGCGGCAACAACCATTGCCGAATACTTCATGGAACAGGGCCGCGACGTGCTGATCGTCTACGATGACCTCACCCGCCACGCCCGCGCCTATCGCGAGCTGTCGCTGCTGATGCGCCGACCCCCCGGCCGCGAGGCCTACCCGGGCGACATCTTTTACGTGCATTCGCGACTGCTCGAACGCGCCACCCAACTGCGTGCTGAGCGCGGCGGCGGCTCGTTGACCGCGCTGCCGATCGCCGAGACCCAATCGCAGAACATCTCCGCCTATATCCCCACCAACCTGATCTCCATCACCGACGGTCAGATCGTCCTGTCGCCGACGCAGTTCCGCAAGGGCATCCTGCCGGCCGTGGATGTAGGCCGTTCGGTGTCGCGGGTGGGGGGCAAGGCGCAGCTACCCTGCTACCGCGCCGTGGCCGGGGAACTGCGGCTGTCGTACACCCAGTTCGAGGAGCTGGAGGTCTTTGCCCGCTTTGGCACACGGCTGGATGAGGCCTCGGTTGCCACGCTCGAACGCGGCCGTCGGGTACGCGAGGTGCTCCGCCAGCAACAGTACCGGCCGATGCCGGTCGCCGAACAGGTTGCAGTGCTGATGACCGCCGGTGAGGGACTGTTGAACGCCGTGCCGGTGGAACAGGTTGCAAGGGGCGAACAGGCGATCCGCACCGCTGTCACCAGACAGTTACCGAAAATCTGTCAACGCATGGAGTCCGGCGAACCGCTCGTCGACGAAGATCGCGCCGAGCTGCTGCGCGTGATCGGTACGGTGCTGACTGTTGCCAAGAAAGCTGCACCATGA
- a CDS encoding F0F1 ATP synthase subunit delta, producing the protein MAVDWFTLVAQAINFLVLVWLLKRLFYDRIIGAMDQREAGIADRLEEAAREREVAAKEAEKYRAGNREFEQQREQMLARAADEAEARRQVLLEDARRQAAKVQQQWLGKLEREREDLLQDFRERVGQGVFTLAGQGLKELADADLEAQMLKVFAQRIQDLDPEQREAIIATIRDSSGEVEVNTSFTLNQQGRDTLTATLREHLGKDIQVHFGTDPKLICGIELRARSHRLAWSLGSWLEGLEARVFEALDESARDHAADR; encoded by the coding sequence ATGGCGGTCGACTGGTTCACGCTGGTAGCCCAGGCTATCAACTTTCTGGTCCTGGTATGGCTGCTTAAACGCCTGTTTTACGACCGGATCATCGGTGCCATGGACCAGCGGGAAGCAGGCATCGCCGACCGTCTGGAGGAGGCCGCACGTGAGCGCGAGGTTGCTGCAAAGGAAGCCGAGAAGTACCGCGCCGGCAACCGGGAGTTTGAGCAGCAACGTGAACAGATGCTCGCACGCGCTGCTGATGAGGCCGAAGCGCGGCGCCAGGTGCTGCTGGAGGACGCACGCCGGCAGGCCGCCAAGGTCCAACAGCAGTGGCTCGGGAAGTTGGAACGTGAGCGTGAGGACCTGCTGCAGGACTTTCGCGAACGCGTTGGCCAGGGAGTGTTCACCCTGGCCGGTCAGGGCCTGAAGGAGCTGGCTGACGCGGATCTGGAAGCGCAGATGCTGAAAGTGTTTGCGCAGCGGATCCAGGACCTCGATCCGGAGCAGCGCGAGGCGATCATCGCAACGATCCGCGACTCCAGCGGCGAAGTCGAAGTCAACACCTCCTTCACGCTCAACCAGCAGGGCCGGGACACGCTGACAGCAACCCTGCGCGAGCATCTGGGCAAGGATATCCAGGTGCACTTCGGCACCGACCCGAAACTGATCTGCGGCATCGAACTGCGCGCCCGCTCACACCGCCTGGCCTGGAGCCTGGGCTCCTGGCTGGAAGGACTGGAAGCACGGGTCTTCGAGGCCCTGGACGAGAGCGCCCGGGATCATGCCGCCGACCGCTAA
- a CDS encoding F0F1 ATP synthase subunit C: protein MESLELIGMISIIMAGATVGIGAPITAIGEGWAVSRAMGALAQQPDAAPVISRTLFIGLAMTESSAIYCFVVSMILIFANPFWNHFLSLAGG, encoded by the coding sequence GTGGAGAGCCTTGAGCTGATCGGCATGATCTCAATCATCATGGCGGGAGCCACTGTCGGCATCGGTGCCCCGATCACCGCTATCGGCGAGGGCTGGGCGGTCTCACGTGCGATGGGCGCGCTGGCCCAGCAACCCGATGCCGCACCGGTGATTTCGCGCACGCTGTTCATCGGCCTGGCAATGACCGAGTCGTCGGCGATCTACTGTTTTGTCGTGTCAATGATCCTGATCTTCGCCAACCCGTTCTGGAACCACTTTCTGAGCCTTGCGGGAGGCTGA
- a CDS encoding F0F1 ATP synthase subunit A, which yields MTITPDAIVYWQFGPFAISATLVFTWVVMALLAGGSWLITCRLTGGTSVSRGQLLLEIVLDGIRGQIRGVVDVDADRYLPFIGTLFLFIVTSNVLVVVPGFQAPTGSLSTTTALALCVFVAVPVFGTMSQGLRGYLKTYLQPTWLMLPFNILSELTRTISLSIRLFGNMMSGTMIAAVALAIAPLFFPVIMSVLGLLIGVIQAYIFSVLALVYIVSATRAHEEQLGGPHNDNKGGSTRGEP from the coding sequence ATGACCATCACGCCTGATGCCATCGTCTACTGGCAGTTCGGTCCATTTGCAATCAGCGCCACTTTAGTGTTCACCTGGGTGGTGATGGCGCTTTTGGCCGGTGGCTCGTGGCTGATTACGTGCAGACTGACGGGCGGGACTTCGGTGTCGCGCGGACAGCTGCTGCTGGAGATCGTGCTCGATGGCATCCGCGGGCAGATCCGCGGCGTGGTCGACGTCGACGCAGACCGCTACCTGCCCTTTATCGGCACGCTGTTCCTGTTCATCGTGACGTCCAATGTCCTGGTCGTAGTACCAGGGTTCCAGGCACCCACCGGCTCGCTCTCGACCACCACGGCGCTGGCGCTGTGCGTGTTCGTGGCGGTGCCTGTCTTCGGCACTATGTCCCAGGGCCTGCGCGGCTACCTGAAGACGTACCTGCAGCCAACCTGGCTCATGCTGCCGTTCAACATCCTCTCAGAACTGACGCGGACGATCTCGCTGTCGATCCGCCTGTTCGGCAACATGATGAGCGGTACCATGATCGCAGCGGTGGCGCTGGCGATCGCGCCGCTGTTCTTTCCGGTCATCATGAGTGTTCTCGGCCTGCTGATCGGCGTGATCCAGGCCTACATCTTTTCGGTCCTGGCGCTGGTCTACATCGTCTCGGCCACCCGTGCCCACGAGGAGCAACTCGGCGGGCCACACAACGACAACAAAGGAGGAAGTACCCGTGGAGAGCCTTGA
- a CDS encoding ATP synthase subunit I: MNTALLLLLALVAGLGLGLLYFGGLWLTVQRLARTRNPTLLFALSFVLRTALVVTGMYLVMDGSWQRLLVCLAGFIIVRQVMLSRLRPDCFPQAPCKGVEP; this comes from the coding sequence ATGAACACCGCGCTTCTCCTGCTGTTGGCACTGGTGGCCGGGCTCGGCCTGGGCCTGCTCTATTTCGGCGGCCTGTGGTTGACTGTACAGCGGCTGGCACGCACACGCAACCCGACGCTGCTGTTTGCACTGAGCTTCGTGCTACGCACGGCGCTGGTGGTGACGGGCATGTACCTGGTGATGGACGGCAGCTGGCAGCGCCTGCTGGTATGCCTGGCCGGCTTCATTATCGTGCGCCAGGTGATGCTGTCGCGACTGCGGCCCGACTGCTTCCCGCAGGCGCCGTGCAAAGGAGTGGAACCATGA
- a CDS encoding AtpZ/AtpI family protein → MPERDPIPSNEPPRGLDEEIGAREARKVRMRSRRDRTLWHGLGAAGIVGWSVTVPTVAGTFLGLWIDRRWPGDLSWTLALLLGGVALGCLNAWYWVNQESRMIEKDEAEQEADQ, encoded by the coding sequence ATGCCTGAACGCGATCCCATACCGTCGAATGAGCCGCCGCGTGGACTGGACGAGGAGATCGGCGCCAGGGAAGCGCGCAAGGTCCGGATGCGCAGCCGCCGCGACCGCACCCTCTGGCACGGCCTGGGGGCGGCCGGCATCGTTGGCTGGTCTGTGACCGTGCCGACCGTGGCCGGGACGTTTTTGGGACTGTGGATCGACCGCCGCTGGCCGGGCGATCTCTCGTGGACCCTGGCACTGCTGCTGGGCGGGGTCGCACTGGGTTGCCTCAATGCGTGGTATTGGGTCAATCAGGAGTCAAGGATGATCGAGAAGGACGAAGCAGAACAGGAGGCCGACCAATGA
- a CDS encoding F0F1 ATP synthase subunit epsilon: MSTEGSSMTMRIKVIVPSGVLAEQQAAKLVAEASDGSFCLLPRHVDFVAVLVPGILTLTSADGEETFFAVDEGLLVKHGTDVRVSTWNALQGKLGELQQAVLAQFREQGEQEQQARHALDRLEASLVQQVLDWDGRRHA, translated from the coding sequence ATGAGCACGGAGGGTAGTTCAATGACCATGCGGATCAAGGTCATCGTGCCCTCGGGCGTGCTGGCAGAGCAGCAGGCCGCAAAACTGGTGGCTGAGGCGAGTGACGGATCGTTCTGCCTGCTGCCGCGTCATGTCGACTTTGTGGCAGTGCTGGTCCCAGGCATTCTCACCCTGACCTCTGCAGACGGTGAAGAGACCTTTTTCGCGGTGGACGAAGGCCTGCTGGTCAAGCACGGCACAGACGTCCGGGTGTCCACCTGGAACGCCCTGCAGGGCAAATTGGGCGAGCTGCAGCAGGCGGTGCTGGCGCAGTTCCGCGAACAGGGCGAACAGGAACAGCAGGCTCGTCACGCCCTGGACCGGCTGGAGGCCAGTCTGGTGCAACAGGTCCTGGACTGGGACGGGCGCAGACATGCCTGA
- the atpD gene encoding F0F1 ATP synthase subunit beta — translation MNTDHDHSQGTVLSVRGSVVDAHFPGGLPEFHSELHVGTDREVVVEVVGHVDTETIRGIALNPTAGLARGTPIYDSGHPLRVPVGERMLGRVVNVFGNAIDAGEDLHGGEWRPLYGQPVSLVDQGATSEIFVTGIKAIDLLTPLARGGKAGLFGGAGVGKTVLITELINNVAGRHGGVTVFCGIGERSREAEEMVRDVEAAGVRDNTVLMFGQMNEPPGARFRIGHAALTVAEYFRDDARRDVLLLIDNVFRFIQAGSEVSGLLGRLPSRMGYQPTLGTELAELQERICTTRGAAITSVQAVYVPADDFTDPAITHTFGHLSALIVLSRERASQGFYPAVDPLRSESKMLTPSMVGERHYEVARKVRETQAAYDELKDVIAMLGLEELSRDDQRRVHRARRLERFLTQPFFTTGQFTGMGGAMVELEDTLDGCERILNDEFSGYPEQALYMIGTVDEAKKP, via the coding sequence ATGAATACCGATCACGACCATTCCCAGGGCACCGTGCTGTCGGTACGTGGCAGCGTGGTGGATGCCCATTTCCCTGGCGGCCTTCCGGAGTTCCATAGCGAACTGCACGTGGGGACAGACCGCGAGGTCGTGGTCGAAGTGGTTGGTCATGTTGATACGGAAACCATCCGCGGTATCGCCCTTAACCCGACCGCCGGCCTGGCTCGGGGCACGCCGATCTACGATTCGGGCCACCCGCTGCGGGTGCCGGTGGGCGAACGGATGCTGGGCCGTGTGGTCAACGTGTTCGGCAATGCGATCGACGCCGGTGAGGACCTGCATGGCGGTGAGTGGCGTCCGCTCTACGGGCAGCCGGTATCGCTCGTCGACCAGGGCGCCACCTCGGAAATCTTCGTCACCGGAATCAAGGCCATCGATCTCCTGACCCCGCTCGCGCGCGGCGGCAAGGCGGGTCTGTTCGGCGGTGCCGGGGTGGGCAAGACAGTGCTGATCACCGAGCTGATCAACAACGTTGCCGGACGCCATGGCGGAGTCACGGTGTTCTGCGGCATCGGCGAACGCTCGCGCGAGGCCGAAGAGATGGTGCGCGACGTGGAGGCGGCCGGCGTGCGCGATAACACCGTGCTGATGTTCGGACAGATGAACGAGCCACCGGGCGCACGCTTCCGGATCGGGCACGCGGCGCTGACCGTGGCCGAGTACTTTCGTGACGACGCCCGCCGGGACGTACTGCTGCTGATCGACAACGTGTTCCGTTTCATCCAGGCCGGTTCCGAAGTCTCCGGTCTGCTGGGTCGGCTGCCCTCGCGCATGGGCTATCAGCCCACCTTGGGCACCGAGCTGGCCGAGCTGCAGGAGCGCATCTGCACCACCAGGGGCGCAGCGATCACTTCGGTGCAGGCTGTGTACGTGCCGGCGGATGATTTCACCGACCCGGCCATCACACACACCTTCGGTCACCTGTCGGCGCTGATCGTACTCTCACGCGAGCGCGCAAGCCAAGGCTTCTATCCGGCCGTGGACCCGCTACGCTCGGAGTCGAAGATGCTGACCCCGTCGATGGTGGGCGAGCGCCACTACGAGGTGGCGCGCAAGGTCCGCGAGACCCAGGCCGCCTACGACGAACTCAAGGACGTGATCGCCATGCTCGGGCTGGAGGAACTGTCACGCGACGACCAGCGACGTGTGCACCGGGCGCGGCGGCTGGAGCGGTTCCTGACCCAGCCATTCTTCACCACCGGGCAGTTCACCGGCATGGGCGGCGCCATGGTGGAGCTGGAGGACACGCTGGACGGCTGCGAGCGTATCCTCAACGACGAGTTCTCCGGCTATCCCGAGCAGGCGCTGTACATGATCGGCACAGTCGATGAGGCGAAGAAGCCATGA
- a CDS encoding very short patch repair endonuclease, with protein MPDNLTPEQRSYCMSRIKSKDTGLEMRVRSALHRRGLRFRKHVKDLPGKPDVVFRKARIAVFVDGDFWHGYGFSSWEEKVSDFWKKKINKNRERDAANHRKLGQMGWTVIRLWQHEIEEDFDACIDRILAAVCERKKEASRASNNHHTKVEAVDRSKELAKKQALRN; from the coding sequence ATGCCGGACAATCTGACCCCCGAACAACGCAGCTACTGCATGTCCCGCATCAAAAGCAAGGATACCGGTCTTGAGATGCGGGTACGCTCCGCTCTGCACAGAAGAGGATTGAGGTTCCGCAAGCACGTCAAAGATTTACCAGGCAAACCGGACGTTGTTTTCAGAAAGGCCCGAATCGCCGTGTTCGTGGACGGTGATTTTTGGCACGGATACGGATTCTCTTCCTGGGAGGAAAAGGTCTCTGATTTTTGGAAAAAGAAGATAAACAAGAACCGGGAACGGGACGCCGCAAACCATCGTAAATTAGGACAGATGGGCTGGACGGTGATTCGCCTGTGGCAGCATGAAATCGAAGAGGATTTTGATGCGTGTATTGATCGAATACTCGCAGCGGTCTGCGAACGCAAAAAGGAAGCATCAAGGGCATCCAATAACCACCATACGAAAGTGGAAGCTGTGGATCGATCCAAGGAACTGGCGAAAAAACAGGCATTAAGGAACTGA
- a CDS encoding PD-(D/E)XK nuclease family protein: protein MNIDQVLKNELTPQQYNAAMDAALANIEWAVTGILGSDFPMRPHPEKCKKCDFKTICPSTPQNFNVLTTVPPKLHLPGRKEMARVFSLYQG, encoded by the coding sequence ATGAATATCGACCAGGTCTTGAAAAACGAGTTGACGCCGCAACAATACAACGCGGCGATGGATGCAGCACTCGCAAACATCGAATGGGCGGTCACGGGCATTCTCGGCTCGGATTTCCCAATGCGGCCGCATCCTGAAAAATGCAAAAAGTGCGATTTTAAAACGATCTGCCCGAGCACGCCACAAAATTTCAACGTTCTGACGACTGTACCGCCGAAGCTCCATTTGCCCGGACGAAAGGAAATGGCCAGGGTTTTCAGTTTGTATCAGGGGTAA
- a CDS encoding DNA cytosine methyltransferase has translation MRGKTKQNLCPIFNDGGKPTAVDLFCGCGGLTVGLKKAGFRVLGAVDIDPLSVTTYKANHRDVTLWERDIRELDPQELLDTLGLKKGGLDLLAGCPPCQGFSRMRTLNGAVSVEDPRNDLLLEFQRYVEALRPRTVMMENVPGLRNDERFAVFCKKLKKLGYLGDHRVLNAADFGVPQRRRRLIYLAGVGMEIPFVENAGRMKTVEDAIGGLPRAGESGDAVHDMPENRTPKIMEIIQRIPKDGGSRRDLPDEYQLECHKRCNGFKDVYGRMAWKDVAPTITSGCFNPSKGRFLHPEEDRAITMREAALLQGFPRRYKFPATNNKSAVALMIGNALPPPFIAAHGKSIKRALRNSTGTWPSKRGAEFI, from the coding sequence ATGAGAGGCAAAACGAAACAGAATCTTTGTCCTATTTTCAACGATGGCGGAAAGCCCACCGCCGTTGACCTGTTCTGCGGTTGCGGCGGCCTGACGGTAGGGCTAAAAAAAGCCGGGTTCAGGGTCTTAGGCGCGGTGGATATCGACCCGCTGTCCGTCACGACCTACAAGGCGAACCATCGTGATGTCACACTATGGGAAAGGGACATCAGAGAACTTGATCCGCAGGAACTGCTCGACACGCTCGGGTTGAAGAAAGGCGGCCTTGATCTCCTGGCGGGATGCCCGCCGTGTCAGGGTTTCTCCAGAATGCGGACCCTGAACGGAGCGGTCAGTGTGGAAGACCCACGCAACGATCTCCTACTGGAATTCCAGCGATATGTGGAAGCGCTCCGTCCCCGAACCGTTATGATGGAAAACGTGCCTGGGCTCCGCAACGATGAGCGATTCGCGGTGTTTTGCAAAAAGCTAAAGAAACTTGGCTATCTGGGCGACCACCGCGTCCTGAATGCAGCTGACTTTGGTGTGCCGCAACGAAGGCGTAGATTGATCTATTTGGCTGGGGTGGGCATGGAAATACCTTTCGTTGAAAACGCCGGCAGAATGAAAACGGTGGAGGACGCCATAGGCGGATTACCAAGAGCAGGAGAAAGTGGCGATGCAGTACACGATATGCCGGAAAATAGGACACCTAAGATCATGGAAATCATCCAACGCATTCCCAAGGACGGTGGTAGCCGCAGAGACCTTCCGGATGAGTATCAGCTCGAGTGTCACAAGCGATGCAACGGGTTCAAGGATGTCTACGGGCGCATGGCTTGGAAGGATGTGGCCCCGACGATCACCAGTGGATGCTTCAATCCCTCAAAGGGGCGGTTCCTACACCCGGAGGAGGATCGGGCCATCACCATGCGCGAGGCGGCTCTTCTACAGGGTTTTCCCCGCCGATACAAGTTTCCGGCCACTAACAACAAGTCAGCCGTGGCTTTGATGATCGGCAACGCCCTGCCGCCGCCGTTCATCGCGGCACACGGCAAAAGCATCAAACGAGCACTGCGGAACAGCACCGGGACCTGGCCATCAAAAAGGGGAGCTGAATTCATATGA